In Cydia amplana chromosome 5, ilCydAmpl1.1, whole genome shotgun sequence, the genomic window tacaaataaatagaGAGCTAGGTAAAATCatgtaaaaaattaataattgcAGCGCAATAACAATAAGAAAATGGGGTTAAGAACATAATGCTAATATGTACCTGCATAAAGTTTAACTGTTATTCATTGTTTAATGCCAAACCTATTCACCGCTGTTACTATTGTTCTTTGGTCCTACAAATATCTGTTAATATGTACTTTGTCATATCCTCTAGCAGCACAGAGTCCTATAAATAGGTCTCCAGTTCCTTTCTATTATGAATCTTTggtttgacaaatcaaaattgcatttttcttggcaagttttgacgCCGGCGTGGCTAGaggatatttatattaaattagcCCCAATCAACCATAGTTGAGTAGAACGTGAATGGACAGGCAGAGTTATAAACTCGCAAGCTTCCACGTTTCGTGATGTTTTAAGGGTTAATGTTTTAACATTTGTTTAGGCATAGCACAAACATTATATATTGTAGTTCTAATAGGTACTATAACCCAATACTTAATAGTTTGACAAGGGATGATTAAACACAACAACAGTCATCTTAGGCCAAAAACTTAATTAACAAACAATTAGCCTTATCTTTACACACATTACACAGGTAATTAATGTGCTATCTTCAATTGAAATTGTTAATTTGTAGGAAAAAGTGCTTCAAGCTTTTTGATTTAGCTGACATTTTAATATGTGAATTGGTGAAATTATATTGTTATGTCTATAGCTTGGGTCCATTGTGCCAGATTAGAACTCGAAAACATTTTAGATACCTCTTAATTCAGTTTCTTTTGGTGTCAGTTTACAATGTAGCAGTTCATATCAGGATATTAAAGTTGCAATAtaataatttcataataatgTTGATTAGCAGTCCAACAGCTCTTCAAGAAAAATAAGCATTAGTTGAACATGGACTCTATCACTGATATCCCAGTCTTAATGTCTACTGGAACAATGTCATGACAAAGTAAATTGAACCTAGACTAGATACTAACTTCATCACTTCATTTAAAGGCAGTGATGCAGAAATACGAAGGCCAACTATACAGTTGCTAGACTTGCTAGGTCCTTCCTCCCGTGTAGAGAAACGTAATCAAACCAGCTTGTTGTGCAAGCGACAGTAGCGCCCCGCGTCACGCCGGGCGCTGCCTAGCCTATTTGATTactgataattaaaaaaacacgtaCCGACATCTTGGTCGAAAGGCGATGAGTTCCCGAATATCCCCATTGCTTTCTTGTTCACTGTCGAACCACGTTCACATCAAGTGCTTGATCACTCGGCGCGAATCATTTAAAGCGAATCGAACTGAATGTAGGACGGCGGATGATGATCAACGGGATTTAGaagaaaacaacaaaacaatgaATCGCTTCAGCGACAACACTTTTCATTGACATTACTGATAATGACAAACACGTACGACTTTGACAAGTGacgcatagaaggtagcatcctatagaagtggtctacgcgtgcctccgtgagggacaaaacatataaattcgaatttatttgttatggtgggcaacaaatgaattcgaccaatcacggtagtcactttacggtggggaataaaacaagatgtgagactgtgacaatgacaaacaataatagcgctttcgctgctactcctactgaaagatacataagactatcccgttctgtcagttatccccaccactcatgcccaatccagttatactagattcatgcaagTGACGTCATTATAATGCTGGTGTTGGCAGAAGAAATAAATAAGAATGCGTTCAGCGCATGTTCAGCGCTATTTACCGGAATTATAATTTGGCAAGCCCTTTCCGTCAgcagaaattttattttatagctggtcaaccaaatcttgtcagtaaaaaaaggcgcgaaattcaaattttctatgggacgatatcccttcgcgcctacatttttcaaatttgccgcctttttctactgtcaagatctggttgaccgagtatattTAAGTTTAggatttatacttggtcaaccagatcttggcagtagaaaaaggcggcaaatttgaaaaatgtaggcgcgaagggatatcgtcccatagaaaatttgaatttcgcgcctttttttactgacaagatttggttgaccagctatatttaatttaaaattgttcACCTTTAAATCCCGctcaatattgtttttattttattatttaatatttttatcaaacaactttgtcagtagaaaaggtgcgaaattcaaattttctatgggacgataacttTACGCGCGAACTATTTTTGAAATGGCTTGACCATGCTTGACAGACtttattttgtgtttatttCTGTTGACCCGGAAATCCGTAACTTTCATGCAGAATGACAGCGCGAAGTACAAAATATGTCAGCCACCcatcaaaattgtaaaattaaaatatctttaaatcCTTGTAAAATTGTTCAACGCTGTTCACTTCATTTTTAATATGGAAATGGAAATAGAAAACGAACCTAAAGATCAAAACATTAGAAAAATCGAAGACGTCATAGACTTGCAGAAAGCTAAAGGAACTTACAATTCCAGGCAAGTCGCCTTTGCTTTACCATCAGAATCAGAGAGCACGGTATCTGCAAATGTAGCGAAGAGTTTAGAAACTGGGCTATCGGATTCGAAATCTAAAAGTTGCAGTAAGAAGCAATTCAAAAAGGCTCGTCAAAAGGGGCAAGTGTTTGATGTAGTGTCTTGGCCTAGTGATTCCGACATCACTGTACTGAGGATGAAGCTTATGGACGCGATGAATTTGAAGGGTAATGTGTCTAATATTGTAACAGGGGATGGCCTTCATCAACCGGATAGCTCCTCAATGGTTAACCTGGCAACACTGATACTTCAATCTCAAACTCCTTCGAAGCACAGCGTCTTGGAAGAGTACTTGGTGCCTCTAACTTCTTGGGAAGAGAAGAATCCTGAAGCTAAAGTGTCCTTCGATGAAAAAGAACCAAATGAAGAAATAACAGTTTTCCGCAGTGTTACGCAAGAAGCAATTTCTTTTATCAAAAAGAAGTACCATTCTTCTGAAGCTCTTAGCTCAAGGGACAGCGGTTATTTCGCGAATAAACCGAAAAAGTGCAGAATCGCTAGATTTTTCCGTCTCTACTTTTGTCCTTGTTGCTCATGCCTTTACGAAATTGAGAGGATGCGGCAAACATCATCAGAAGCCTGAAGTAAGAAGACACGGTATCTCCTATGGCTCTGCAGTGAATCGTTAGTAAGTTCCTTTTGTACATAATTTcactgttgtattttttttttgttgtctttACTTTTGTGTTGGCTTCACAATATGAAACGTACCAAACAAACGCAACAacgtttttttattacattcgtTTTCTGATTAGCTTTCCTTTATGACGGCCCTAAAGCTGGATTTACATGCTGGGTCAACTTTACGAGATGCAGTCAACGGTTAATTGTCGGCTAGAGGCAGCAAGCGTTATATAGCGATATCAATCCACCACCTAGGTGCATGGTTGAAGCTCACAGACTCACTGAAATTGAACTAAAATGTGAATCGGGCTTTACGTTATCGTATTCAGAGGGCCTACATCGAAAATCAAGGTCAGAATCGTATTAGAACGCCTGTAAGTTCACAATAGCAACAAAAATGTAATTGGTCGTAATGGTCGTATTGCTTTTCTAGCGGAACAACTTAGCCTTGAATCTTAACTTATCGTTCTTTTTTAGTTCCGCTTGATTGATAACatcactttttttattttttcctctCTTCTTATCGCCTACTTACCCCacctacgagtaggtattgAGTTTACGAAAGCGTGAAAGCTTGAGAGTTTTCCGGTCGTTTAACGTGGCTACCACTAGTCTACCACCTAGACTTTCCAGCTAAATATTCTGAGAAACATATCCGGCTAAAAATGTTTATTAGGTACCGTACTAGTCTATTGTACTCAGTGCTATACACTTGTCTaccgttcttcatcaattctcatctactcaaaggttaactggaagaaattccttaaagggataagttcgcctttgtactgcctatcctgtgccatatatttgtgttctgtgttttgtacaataaagagtttatacatacatacattttccTCGCTAAATGTGTTGTTTTTATCCCGTATTTAACGTATTTTCAAGATTATTGGCGCGTGTGGATGACGTTTAAAGTACAAGGTCACAAGGACGTCAAGGTCGTTAaggcagtggcgtagctaggcgtgggcgaagggggctgtcgcccacggcctcgcgccccaagaggggccgcgcgaggccccttcgggcacagtgaaagaaaagggcctcgcagatgcaatttcgcccacggctagattcgttcacgctacgccactgcgtTAAGGTAATCAGTCGCGTTAACTAACACAATCAAGGACCTCGCACGGCTGGACCGGACGCCCTTGTGGGTAGTCTGCATTCTCGTCATTGTTCGTGGGTGATTCATTTCGCCTCAATGGAGGCTGAAATGTTCGTATTGCGAAGGTGCACCGTTGCCAACTGATATTAGACCTAGCTTTCTAGCTTGATAGGGTTGAATTTTGAGTTTGTACGACGAGTGAAATGTATGAATACCTACAGTCAAGTAAAGAGGTACTTAGCCGACCCAATCTGTTAATCTGTTATAGGCCTATTACAGTCAGAAGCAATAGTTGctcaaaaatcaaaattatcttgacgcgactttattgttaacaaAATAAGACCGCGTCgcacctagggttgccagatggtcgggatttggcgggattttCCCGATTTTAGCATGTgctcccgattcccgacaaagtaaaaattgtcccgaaaaacagcttcacgttataaaacaataatttcgagttccgaactgtcgtcgagcgagcgagctaTCCGCGTCGAGCGCTTCAGCGtgcagcgcgcgcgcgggaCGCGCTTCAAAAGCAGCTGATACGTATATAGTGCCAAtcatgtaaaatatcgttgacttataagtcccaaaatcccgaaaaatatatattttttcccgataatagcgtctttcgatctggcaaccctagtcgcacctcgcccgtttagcaacttctgctgctggctgtaccATTTTTAACAGAGACCTCCTGAGACAGTGATTGCAGTCCAATTTGCCCTATAAGTAGGACACAAACTATTTACATAGTAGACCTATTTGGGAATTGTCGACAGTAAAGTCGGTAACCGGACACACTCAATTTActtaaatagaataattaatcctgaaaaaataaactttatcatTTACTTAACTGATTGTGAGTAGAGACATTTCcttcatgttttttttgtattgttaaCTCGCGGTCTCCTCCTTCTGGTCGCCATGAAAGttgtaaattattttcattatttagtttagtaatacgatattcaaattaaaaaaacatcatAATAGATTGATACAATTTTTTCGATCGATTCCAAAGTAACAGACGTAAACCGTTCGTTTAATAATTGCTTTTTGATCAAATAAATTGATCTATCAATTGCCTTATACGCGCGTTCGTCATGGCATCAATTCGAGGCATTGTGCGCAGGTTACCTAAGTGCCTAACAGTGTTAAAAGCCTCGAAAAGTTGAGCAAATATTTGCTAATTTTCTTTGAAATTTGGAAGGCTTGTAATTTGTCATATAATTAGATTGTCTGGTTTTCTGGTTTAGGGTGTATTTGAGACAGTGTTGCTTTGATAGTAGTGGTGACAAGAATAAACATCTGTTTACTTTTACCACAGTCAGAAGAATTTGGGAAATATAGAGCGAAATAAGTACAGCGAGTAGACCGTGGCGTGGCGTGGAGAGACGCCCGTTGACCGGTGATCATATTTTGGACACCAATCTGTAAGTTCTAAACTGCCTTGGACCCAGTCTTGGACCATATCCACTAAGATCACAGGGATAGGTAATATATTTTCTTCATGTTTCAAAACAattgcgctggtggcctagcggtaagagcctgcgacttgcaatctggaggtcgcgggttcaaaccccggctcgtacgagtttttcgaaacttatgtacgaaatatcatttgatatttaccagtcgcttttcggtgaaggaaaacatcgtgaggaaaccggactaatcccaataaggcctagtttcccctctgggttggaaggtcagatggcagtcgctttcataaaatctagagcctacgtcaattcttgggaatagttgtcaagcggaccccaggctcccatgagccgtggcaaaatgccgggataacgcgaggaagaagagaaagAAGAATCTGTAAGTTCTTAACTGCCTTGGAGGATCCACTAAGTAAGATTACAGgaataggtaatatattttCTTCATGTttcaaaacaagaa contains:
- the LOC134648408 gene encoding uncharacterized protein LOC134648408; translation: MEMEIENEPKDQNIRKIEDVIDLQKAKGTYNSRQVAFALPSESESTVSANVAKSLETGLSDSKSKSCSKKQFKKARQKGQVFDVVSWPSDSDITVLRMKLMDAMNLKGNVSNIVTGDGLHQPDSSSMVNLATLILQSQTPSKHSVLEEYLVPLTSWEEKNPEAKVSFDEKEPNEEITVFRSVTQEAISFIKKKYHSSEALSSRDSGYFANKPKKCRIARFFRLYFCPCCSCLYEIERMRQTSSEA